One window of the Nitrospirota bacterium genome contains the following:
- a CDS encoding small ribosomal subunit Rsm22 family protein: MKIPFTPNISPELSHDELRSLAADVARLSTLLTSEREDLPAAYLKDERLRNAYRAYFLPSNLSKIHKPLQELSLHPRGLFSKPKLRLLDIGAGPGTASLGALTFFSRQEWKYPHLEFTAVDQVAGNLKIAEELFSSFGTTPEREASLKTVRTDIEGLGNILHGHFDVIILSNVMNELFARDEGRTGKRIGILNAILKRFLADDGSCIIIEPALRETSREMLEVRDGLLEQGLHVYSPCLFNQKCPALVNPKDWCHEDIPWDPPALVKEIDKLTGLRKDSLKFSYLVLRKDGLSLKDGPRENSFRVVSEPLASKGKLEYYLCGAGERKLVMRQDKDETPGNEPFGSLQRGNLVDFEGWIDEGTRFKVVKATAVTYAG; the protein is encoded by the coding sequence ATGAAAATCCCTTTTACCCCGAACATATCGCCGGAACTATCGCACGATGAGCTGCGCTCCCTTGCAGCGGATGTGGCAAGGCTTTCAACGCTGTTGACCAGTGAGCGTGAAGACCTTCCCGCGGCCTATCTCAAGGACGAGAGACTCCGGAACGCATACCGGGCCTATTTTCTTCCGTCAAACCTCTCCAAGATCCACAAGCCGCTTCAGGAATTGTCCCTGCATCCCCGGGGCCTGTTTTCAAAACCAAAGCTCCGGCTCCTTGATATCGGCGCCGGTCCCGGTACCGCCTCACTTGGCGCGCTCACGTTTTTTTCGCGGCAGGAATGGAAGTATCCGCATCTGGAGTTCACGGCCGTTGATCAGGTGGCGGGCAATCTGAAGATAGCCGAGGAACTTTTTTCATCCTTCGGAACAACGCCTGAACGCGAGGCATCATTGAAAACAGTCAGAACGGACATCGAGGGACTGGGAAATATTTTGCACGGACATTTTGACGTGATCATTTTGTCGAATGTCATGAACGAGCTGTTTGCCCGTGATGAAGGAAGGACCGGGAAGCGGATAGGTATCTTGAATGCCATCCTGAAAAGATTTCTTGCTGACGACGGCAGCTGTATCATCATCGAGCCGGCCCTGCGGGAGACCTCCCGCGAGATGCTCGAGGTCAGGGACGGCCTGCTGGAGCAGGGCCTTCACGTTTATTCCCCCTGTCTCTTCAACCAAAAGTGTCCCGCGCTGGTGAACCCCAAGGACTGGTGCCATGAGGACATCCCCTGGGACCCGCCCGCGCTCGTGAAAGAGATCGATAAACTCACGGGGCTCCGCAAGGACTCCCTCAAGTTCTCCTATCTGGTCCTTAGAAAGGACGGTCTCTCGCTGAAGGATGGTCCTCGTGAAAATTCGTTCCGCGTGGTGAGCGAGCCGCTGGCCTCGAAGGGGAAGCTTGAGTACTATCTATGCGGCGCCGGGGAACGAAAGCTCGTCATGCGGCAGGATAAGGACGAAACTCCGGGGAACGAACCCTTTGGGTCCCTGCAGCGGGGAAATCTCGTCGATTTTGAAGGGTGGATCGATGAAGGGACACGGTTCAAGGTTGTCAAAGCGACAGCAGTGACGTATGCAGGGTAG
- a CDS encoding spermidine synthase: MAQPWQTIDKVDTADGLLELRKRGERDFLILINNRVLMNSSANRSEIVLGELACTLVAGRRVPRVLIGGLGMGLTLQAALDALPVAAQVIVAELNPVVVNWCRGPLAMLTNRAVDDPRVTMVIDDVSSVIARAALPGVEQFDAVILDLYEGPGASSDALLDPFYGNRALKTTAAALSTGGIFAVWGEKPDALFEKRLVAAGFSVDRKRPGRGGLRHVVYVARKSAAKVQ, translated from the coding sequence ATGGCGCAGCCGTGGCAGACAATAGACAAGGTCGATACCGCGGACGGGTTACTCGAACTGCGCAAGCGGGGCGAACGGGATTTTTTGATCCTCATCAATAACCGCGTGCTCATGAACAGCAGCGCGAACCGGTCCGAGATCGTGCTCGGAGAGCTGGCGTGTACATTGGTTGCGGGACGCAGGGTCCCGCGGGTGCTGATCGGCGGTCTGGGCATGGGGCTCACCCTGCAAGCAGCTCTCGACGCGCTGCCTGTTGCAGCGCAGGTCATAGTCGCAGAACTGAATCCGGTCGTGGTCAACTGGTGCCGCGGTCCTCTCGCCATGCTTACGAACCGCGCCGTGGATGACCCTCGTGTCACCATGGTGATCGATGACGTGTCATCCGTGATTGCAAGGGCCGCACTACCAGGCGTTGAACAGTTCGATGCCGTTATCCTTGACCTCTACGAAGGCCCTGGGGCATCAAGCGATGCTTTGCTCGATCCTTTCTACGGGAACCGCGCTCTGAAGACGACAGCTGCTGCCCTGTCCACGGGCGGGATTTTCGCTGTCTGGGGAGAGAAGCCTGATGCGTTATTCGAGAAGCGCCTGGTTGCCGCGGGATTTAGTGTGGATCGAAAGCGGCCGGGAAGGGGAGGGTTGCGGCACGTGGTATATGTGGCCCGGAAGTCTGCAGCGAAGGTCCAGTAA
- a CDS encoding 16S rRNA (uracil(1498)-N(3))-methyltransferase, with protein sequence MNLILLFPDDFTDNTNIVRLQDRRLKHVLEVHRASVGDELCVGVLNGQIGFGKVTLLTQSVLEMEVWLERAPPAALPLTLILALPRPKVLRRVLRSVSSLGVKRIILLNCFRVEKSFWQSPFLNESSVKEQLVLGLEQARDTVLPEVLLRPLFKPFVEDELPEKIKGTLPLVAHPHATAPCPRDVKRAVTLAIGPEGGFIPYEIEKLVACGFTPVQMGERILSVETAVPALIARLL encoded by the coding sequence ATGAACCTTATCCTTCTTTTTCCAGACGATTTCACGGACAATACCAATATCGTCCGGCTTCAGGACCGACGACTGAAGCATGTCCTCGAAGTGCACCGCGCTTCAGTCGGCGATGAGCTCTGTGTCGGCGTTCTCAACGGGCAGATCGGCTTCGGTAAAGTCACCCTCCTGACCCAATCGGTCCTGGAGATGGAAGTCTGGCTCGAACGCGCGCCGCCTGCCGCGCTTCCGTTGACGCTCATCCTCGCGCTGCCGCGGCCCAAGGTTCTCCGGCGGGTGCTGCGGTCCGTCAGTTCTCTCGGGGTGAAGCGGATCATTCTGCTTAACTGCTTCAGGGTGGAGAAGAGCTTCTGGCAGAGTCCCTTCCTGAACGAATCAAGTGTGAAAGAACAGCTGGTCCTCGGTCTCGAACAGGCGCGCGACACGGTCCTTCCCGAGGTCCTGCTGCGGCCGCTGTTCAAGCCCTTTGTGGAGGATGAGCTGCCGGAAAAGATCAAAGGGACGCTCCCTCTTGTCGCGCATCCGCATGCCACTGCACCCTGTCCGCGTGATGTCAAACGCGCCGTGACCCTCGCCATCGGACCGGAAGGCGGTTTTATCCCCTATGAAATAGAAAAGCTCGTTGCTTGCGGGTTCACGCCCGTTCAGATGGGAGAACGCATCCTGAGCGTCGAGACCGCGGTGCCGGCTCTGATAGCGCGATTGTTGTGA
- the arfB gene encoding aminoacyl-tRNA hydrolase — protein MIIVTRTISLDEKEIQLHFVRASGPGGQNVNKVSTAVQLRFDVGNSPSLPGDVRTRLIRLAGRRVTQDGILLIEARQHRTQERNREDAIARLVELIRKATEKPKPRKKTRPTLAAKERRIESKKQRGKTKQMRKAACPSE, from the coding sequence ATGATCATCGTAACCCGCACCATATCGCTTGACGAGAAAGAGATCCAGCTCCACTTTGTCCGTGCCTCAGGCCCGGGCGGCCAAAACGTGAACAAGGTGTCCACGGCCGTCCAGCTCCGGTTCGATGTGGGGAACTCACCGTCCCTTCCCGGCGATGTGCGCACGCGGCTTATCCGCCTGGCAGGCAGGCGCGTTACCCAGGACGGCATCCTGCTCATCGAAGCACGCCAGCACCGAACGCAGGAGCGGAACCGCGAGGACGCGATCGCGCGGCTGGTGGAGCTCATTCGAAAGGCGACTGAGAAGCCGAAGCCAAGGAAGAAGACAAGACCGACACTGGCGGCGAAAGAGCGGCGGATCGAGAGCAAAAAGCAGCGGGGTAAGACCAAGCAGATGAGGAAAGCGGCTTGTCCTTCGGAGTAG
- the greB gene encoding transcription elongation factor GreB, translating to MSRYRPPQIPGSKYITPEGRKRLSDEFEFLWREKRPEVTAALAAAAAEGDRSENAEYIYRKKQLREIDARIHHLKDRLEHIVVVDSAPTDPLRVFFGAWVRLEDDEGNIAEYRIVGPDEFDPAKNLISMDAPMAKALMKKTEGDEVMVKRPKGDMVFTIMRVQYEPFT from the coding sequence ATGAGCAGATACCGACCTCCACAGATACCGGGCTCCAAATATATTACGCCTGAAGGCAGGAAGCGCCTGAGCGACGAGTTCGAGTTCCTTTGGCGGGAAAAGCGTCCGGAAGTGACCGCGGCGCTTGCCGCGGCCGCGGCCGAGGGCGACCGGTCCGAGAACGCGGAGTATATCTATCGCAAGAAGCAGCTGCGCGAGATCGATGCCCGCATCCACCATCTCAAGGACCGGCTGGAGCATATTGTCGTGGTGGACAGCGCGCCGACCGATCCGTTACGGGTATTCTTCGGCGCCTGGGTGCGGCTCGAGGACGACGAGGGAAATATCGCCGAGTACCGCATCGTGGGTCCCGACGAGTTCGACCCCGCAAAGAACCTGATCAGCATGGATGCGCCCATGGCAAAGGCGCTGATGAAGAAGACCGAGGGCGATGAAGTGATGGTCAAGCGGCCCAAGGGCGATATGGTATTCACGATAATGAGGGTGCAGTATGAGCCGTTCACCTGA